One Brassica napus cultivar Da-Ae chromosome C4, Da-Ae, whole genome shotgun sequence genomic region harbors:
- the LOC106448589 gene encoding uncharacterized protein LOC106448589 yields MQAIPSTYHQCIKFPGTDGAIKTLRGDQKAARDLLISTVKLQHSSLPVNSVSPPISKVFPQKDEVLELPIDDTYPNQTARISSYLSEDMQRSILDFLKENVSTLAWSMADMKGIDTAITTHELNVDPTFKPIRQKRRKLGPDRSKAVNEEVEWLLGAGSIAVVRYPEWLANPLVVKKKNGKWRVCVDFTNLNKACPKESYPLPNIDGLVESTTGNEMLTFMDAFSG; encoded by the coding sequence ATGCAAGCAATCCCGTCCACTTACCACCAATGCATCAAGTTTCCCGGTACGGACGGCGCAATTAAAACGTTGCGAGGAGATCAGAAGGCCGCTCGAGACCTATTGATCTCCACTGTTAAGCTCCAACATTCTTCTCTACCTGTCAACTCTGTCTCTCCCCCGATCTCCAAAGTTTTCCCCCAGAAAGACGAAGTTCTTGAGTTGCCCATCGACGACACATACCCGAACCAAACGGCACGAATCAGTTCATATCTATCTGAGGACATGCAGCGGTCGATCCTCGACTTCCTCAAGGAGAATGTATCTACGTTGGCATGGTCCATGGCGGACATGAAAGGAATTGATACAGCGATAACAACGCACGAGCTTAATGTCGACCCAACCTTCAAGCCCATTCGACAAAAGAGACGAAAGCTTGGTCCTGACAGGTCTAAAGCTGTGAACGAAGAGGTGGAATGGCTACTCGGTGCCGGCTCAATCGCTGTGGTACGTTACCCTGAGTGGTTAGCAAACCCATTGGTggtcaagaagaagaatgggAAGTGGCGCGTCTGCGTCGACTTCACCAACCTAAATAAAGCCTGCCCAAAGGAAAGCTACCCTCTTCCCAATATTGACGGTCTAGTCGAATCCACCACCGGAAATGAGATGCTCACGTTCATGGATGCTTTCTCCGGATAA
- the LOC106449899 gene encoding UPF0057 membrane protein At2g24040, with amino-acid sequence MVSSCELCCEILIAILLPPVGVCLRHGCCTVEFFICLVLTCLGYLPGIIYAIYAILFLNRDEYFDEYRRPIYYVA; translated from the exons ATGGTGAGTAGTTGCGAGCTTTGCTGCGAGATTTTGATCGCGATCCTTCTTCCTCCCGTCGGAGTTTGTCTCAGACATGGCTGTTGCACT GTTGAGTTCTTCATTTGTTTGGTTCTCACTTGTTTGGGATACCTCCCTGGAATAATCTACGCTATCTACGCCATCTTGTTCTTGAACCGAGATGAGTACTTTGATGAATACAGACGCCCAATCTACTACGTTGCTTGA